ACCCGCTCACGGTGTCGTCCGCCGAGCTCCGGACGATGCCGGTGACCGCGACGGCGGTCGCGGGGCGCTGGACCCACCGCGACCTGTAGCGGCCGGCACCCACGCGGTGCCGAGGTCCGAGTCGCGCTACTTCTGGTCCTTCGGGCACCAGTAGAGCTTGCGGCCGGCCATGTCCGCCATCCGGATCTCGGTCCCGCACACCCGGCACGGCTCGCCCTGCCGGTGGTACACCCAGTGCCGGTCCTTGCGGGAGCGCACGGCCTTGGCGTGGTCGGCCGGGGACAGGTCGTCCATCGTCAGCATGAGCCCGTCGCGGACCCCGTCGTGCAGGAGCTTCGACCAGTCCTGCCACAGCGCCTTCGCCTGCTTCACGGTGATCTTCTTCCCCGGCTTGTAGGGGTCGATGCGCTGCCGGAACAGCAGTTCGGCGCGGTAGATGTTCCCGATCCCGGCGACGACGGCCTGGTCCATGAGCAGCTGCCCGATCGCGACGTTCCGCTTCCGCACGTTCTCGACGAAGGTCTTCTCGGCCTCGGGACCGTCGTCGTTGATCGGGTCCGGTCCGAGCTTGTCGAGTGCCCGCTGCACCCCGGCCGGGTCCTCGACCACGCAGGCCGTCGGACCGCGGAGGTCG
The sequence above is drawn from the Curtobacterium sp. L6-1 genome and encodes:
- a CDS encoding Fpg/Nei family DNA glycosylase — translated: MPEGHSVHRIANQFSRHFVGKRCEVSSPQGRFAAGAAQLDGKRMVAARAVAKQMFLEFEGDLFLRVHLGLYGAWDFAGMISSAEALSEDGDGEESLSSIGAPRLARYRMAEQEKAEDPIESFPPDPVGQVRVRILTEDTVADLRGPTACVVEDPAGVQRALDKLGPDPINDDGPEAEKTFVENVRKRNVAIGQLLMDQAVVAGIGNIYRAELLFRQRIDPYKPGKKITVKQAKALWQDWSKLLHDGVRDGLMLTMDDLSPADHAKAVRSRKDRHWVYHRQGEPCRVCGTEIRMADMAGRKLYWCPKDQK